One region of Synechococcus elongatus PCC 11801 genomic DNA includes:
- a CDS encoding glutamine synthetase III family protein, producing the protein MSGNAARVSAVHQIINREPLPSKPPVSLEAIWAENVFDLSKMQARLPKAVFKSIKNTIVTGQKLDPSVADAVATAMKDWAMSKGALYYAHVFYPMTNVTAEKHDGFISVQGDGKVISEFSGKVLVQGEPDGSSFPNGGIRDTFEARGYTGWDVTSPAYIMETDNGSTLCIPTVFVSWTGEALDKKVPLLRSIAAMDKAARKVLTLLGNTEVAPVNSSCGAEQEYFLVDANFASQRPDLLLAGRTLFGRPSAKGQEFDDHYFGAIPERVQVFMQDVEETLYKLGIPAKTRHNEVAPGQFEIAPFFESANVASDHQQLIMTVLKQTAKKHGFMCLLHEKPFAGINGSGKHVNWSVGNATQGNLLDPGDSPHDNAQFLVFCGAVIRGVHKYGPLMRAAIATASNDHRLGANEAPPAIMSVYLGTQLEEVFEQIKTGTVTESKQKGIMDLGVDVLPYLTKDAGDRNRTSPFAFTGNRFEFRAVGASQSVSGPLIVLNTILADSLDWMANRLEHEFSKGLDENTAILTVLKEVMEEHGDVIFGGNGYSEEWHREAVEKRGLANLPTTADALPVLKEEYVEDLFKKTGVLTPVELESRFEVYAEQYILSIEVEAKLAVNIAKTIIYPAAVEYLSKLSTTIASLGSLGIDFEKASAKKIADLTSALVAAATELSEALEKEDFADTVEHLQYCAKTLRPLMDNVRTYADALEAEVADSFWPLPTYQEMLFIK; encoded by the coding sequence ATGAGCGGCAATGCAGCCCGGGTTAGCGCCGTCCACCAGATCATCAATCGGGAGCCGCTACCTTCCAAGCCTCCGGTCTCCCTCGAAGCAATCTGGGCAGAGAACGTCTTCGATCTCAGCAAAATGCAAGCGCGGCTCCCCAAAGCCGTTTTCAAATCGATCAAAAACACGATCGTCACTGGTCAAAAACTCGATCCTTCGGTCGCTGATGCTGTTGCCACGGCGATGAAAGACTGGGCGATGTCGAAAGGGGCGCTCTACTATGCCCACGTCTTCTACCCGATGACCAACGTCACCGCCGAGAAGCATGATGGCTTCATCTCGGTGCAGGGCGACGGCAAAGTCATCTCTGAGTTTTCTGGCAAGGTACTGGTTCAGGGTGAACCGGATGGTTCTTCCTTCCCCAATGGCGGCATCCGCGACACCTTTGAAGCGCGAGGCTACACCGGCTGGGATGTAACCAGTCCTGCCTACATTATGGAAACCGATAACGGTTCCACCCTTTGCATTCCGACGGTCTTCGTCTCTTGGACCGGAGAGGCGCTCGATAAGAAAGTGCCGTTGCTGCGATCGATCGCAGCCATGGATAAAGCAGCTCGCAAAGTCTTGACCTTGTTGGGCAATACCGAAGTTGCTCCGGTCAACTCCAGCTGCGGTGCTGAGCAAGAGTACTTCTTGGTCGACGCCAACTTTGCCAGCCAGCGCCCCGACTTGCTGTTGGCGGGTCGCACCCTGTTTGGCCGCCCCTCGGCTAAGGGTCAGGAGTTTGACGACCACTACTTCGGCGCGATTCCGGAGCGGGTACAAGTCTTCATGCAAGATGTCGAAGAAACCCTGTACAAGCTCGGCATTCCCGCCAAAACCCGCCACAACGAAGTGGCCCCAGGTCAGTTTGAAATTGCTCCGTTTTTTGAATCAGCCAACGTTGCCAGCGACCACCAGCAGCTGATCATGACGGTGCTGAAGCAGACTGCCAAGAAGCATGGCTTCATGTGCCTGCTCCATGAAAAACCCTTCGCAGGCATCAACGGTTCTGGTAAGCACGTCAACTGGTCGGTCGGCAATGCGACCCAAGGCAACCTGCTCGATCCGGGTGATTCGCCCCACGACAATGCTCAATTCTTGGTCTTCTGTGGCGCGGTGATTCGCGGCGTTCACAAGTATGGGCCGCTGATGCGGGCTGCGATCGCGACGGCTAGCAATGATCACCGTTTGGGGGCTAACGAAGCGCCGCCGGCGATCATGTCAGTCTACTTGGGCACCCAGTTGGAAGAGGTGTTTGAGCAGATCAAGACCGGCACTGTCACCGAGTCCAAACAGAAAGGAATCATGGACTTAGGCGTTGATGTGCTGCCCTATTTGACCAAGGACGCTGGCGATCGCAACCGGACCTCGCCCTTTGCCTTCACCGGCAACCGCTTTGAGTTCCGTGCGGTCGGTGCCAGCCAATCGGTATCGGGGCCATTGATCGTGCTGAACACGATTTTGGCGGACTCGCTCGACTGGATGGCCAATCGCCTTGAGCACGAGTTCTCGAAAGGGCTCGATGAAAACACCGCCATCCTCACTGTCCTCAAAGAAGTGATGGAAGAGCATGGCGACGTGATCTTTGGTGGCAACGGCTACTCCGAAGAATGGCACCGTGAAGCGGTTGAAAAACGTGGTCTGGCTAACCTGCCGACAACGGCGGATGCGCTGCCGGTGCTCAAAGAAGAGTATGTGGAAGACCTGTTCAAAAAAACGGGTGTTCTAACGCCGGTGGAGCTGGAAAGTCGCTTTGAGGTCTACGCCGAGCAATACATCCTCTCGATCGAGGTGGAAGCGAAGTTGGCCGTCAACATTGCTAAGACGATCATCTACCCTGCAGCCGTTGAATATCTGTCGAAGCTGTCTACCACGATCGCCAGTCTCGGCAGTCTTGGCATTGACTTTGAAAAAGCCAGTGCCAAGAAAATCGCAGACCTAACCAGTGCTTTAGTGGCTGCTGCAACGGAACTCAGTGAAGCCCTTGAGAAAGAAGACTTTGCTGATACCGTTGAGCACCTGCAGTACTGTGCGAAAACGCTGCGTCCGCTGATGGATAACGTCCGGACCTATGCCGATGCCCTGGAAGCGGAAGTGGCAGATAGCTTCTGGCCGCTGCCGACCTACCAAGAGATGCTGTTTATCAAATAG
- a CDS encoding cysteine synthase A, whose protein sequence is MDIRNGFIDTIGNTPLIRLNSLSEATGCNILGKAEFLNPGGSVKDRAALFIIEDAERQGKLRPGGTVVEGTAGNTGIGLAHICNAKGYRCLIVIPETQSQEKIDLLRTLGAEVRTVPAVPYRDPNNYVKVSGRLAEELDNAIWANQFDNLANRQAHYATTGPEIWQQTEGTVDAWVAATGTGGTYAGVALYLKEQSSNVRCVVADPMGSGLYSWVKTGEIYLEGSSVTEGIGNSRITANMQDVPVDDAIQIGDPEALEIIYQLLHHDGLFMGGSVGINVAAAYRLAKEMGPGHTIVTVLCDGGARYQSRLFNAEWLASKGLQMPQVNR, encoded by the coding sequence ATGGATATCCGCAACGGCTTTATCGACACGATTGGGAACACGCCGCTGATTCGCCTCAACAGTCTGAGCGAAGCCACCGGCTGCAATATTTTGGGCAAAGCCGAGTTTCTCAACCCTGGTGGATCGGTCAAAGACCGGGCTGCGCTGTTCATCATCGAAGATGCCGAACGGCAAGGCAAGCTGCGTCCGGGCGGGACGGTCGTCGAGGGAACGGCGGGCAATACGGGCATTGGGCTAGCGCATATCTGTAATGCCAAGGGCTATCGCTGCCTGATTGTGATTCCCGAGACCCAATCGCAGGAAAAGATTGACCTGCTGCGGACCTTGGGTGCGGAAGTACGGACAGTACCTGCTGTCCCCTATCGCGATCCCAACAACTACGTCAAAGTGTCAGGCCGCCTGGCGGAAGAACTGGACAACGCCATTTGGGCGAATCAATTCGATAACCTCGCGAATCGCCAAGCCCACTATGCCACCACGGGCCCTGAAATTTGGCAGCAGACTGAAGGCACCGTTGATGCATGGGTGGCGGCAACGGGAACGGGTGGCACCTATGCGGGTGTTGCCCTCTACCTGAAGGAACAAAGCTCCAACGTGCGTTGCGTCGTCGCTGACCCGATGGGGAGTGGCCTCTACAGCTGGGTGAAGACCGGCGAGATTTATCTGGAAGGTAGCTCCGTCACCGAGGGCATCGGCAACAGCCGGATTACCGCCAACATGCAGGATGTGCCGGTCGACGATGCCATCCAAATTGGCGATCCTGAAGCGCTGGAAATCATCTATCAACTGCTGCACCACGATGGTCTGTTCATGGGCGGTTCGGTCGGGATCAATGTCGCTGCTGCCTATCGCCTTGCCAAGGAAATGGGGCCAGGCCACACGATCGTGACTGTTCTCTGCGACGGCGGAGCTCGCTATCAATCGCGGCTATTCAATGCAGAATGGCTGGCCTCGAAAGGACTGCAAATGCCGCAGGTGAACCGATGA
- a CDS encoding 3'(2'),5'-bisphosphate nucleotidase CysQ family protein, whose amino-acid sequence MSPLHAIAGQPVDAVLAIARQVGWEAANIALQFYAAQAEAAPKLWQEGDDPVTAADLAIHRHVLERLQTAFSDMPFGYLSEESDRTALTLPLPQDWVWIIDPLDGTRDFIDRTGEFAVQIALTYQQRPVLAVVAIPAQQTLYWAVQGQGCYRETQDGTQTKLTVSDRQDDLILVASRTHRGDRFQQLLDRLSLQQQIYVGSVGVKIVAIAEQRADVYLSLSGKSAPKDWDMAAPELLLLEACGRFSHADGSALRYNTGDISQWGCLIASNGPAHDRLCQEAADLLASLD is encoded by the coding sequence ATGTCCCCTCTCCATGCGATCGCCGGTCAACCAGTCGATGCCGTGTTGGCGATCGCCCGTCAAGTGGGCTGGGAAGCAGCGAATATTGCACTGCAGTTCTATGCGGCTCAAGCTGAGGCAGCACCGAAGCTGTGGCAGGAGGGTGACGATCCAGTTACGGCCGCAGATTTAGCGATTCATCGACACGTTTTGGAGCGGCTGCAAACCGCTTTTAGCGATATGCCATTTGGCTACCTCAGCGAAGAAAGCGATCGCACGGCACTAACCTTGCCGCTACCGCAAGACTGGGTTTGGATCATCGATCCGCTGGATGGCACCCGCGATTTCATCGATCGCACGGGCGAATTTGCCGTGCAGATTGCCCTGACCTACCAGCAGCGTCCTGTCCTAGCCGTCGTTGCAATTCCGGCTCAGCAGACTCTTTATTGGGCAGTGCAAGGCCAAGGCTGCTACCGAGAAACGCAAGATGGGACTCAGACCAAGCTGACCGTTTCCGATCGCCAAGACGATTTGATTCTGGTTGCCAGCCGCACCCATCGGGGCGATCGCTTCCAGCAATTGCTCGATCGCCTTTCCTTGCAGCAGCAGATCTATGTCGGCAGCGTCGGCGTCAAGATTGTGGCAATCGCGGAGCAACGCGCCGATGTTTACCTGTCACTCTCCGGCAAGTCAGCGCCCAAGGATTGGGATATGGCTGCCCCCGAGTTGCTATTGCTCGAAGCCTGTGGGCGCTTCAGTCATGCCGACGGTTCAGCCCTGCGCTACAACACTGGCGACATCAGCCAATGGGGTTGCCTGATCGCTAGCAACGGCCCCGCCCACGATCGCCTCTGCCAAGAAGCCGCCGATCTTCTTGCCAGTTTGGACTAA
- the rsmI gene encoding 16S rRNA (cytidine(1402)-2'-O)-methyltransferase, protein MTEPCPSTLYLVGTPLGNLEDISYRAVKILRGVDAIAAEDTRRTGRLLQALGIDRPQVSYHEHNRQQRGPELITRLQAGQSIALVSDAGMPAIADPGQELVQAAIAAGLTVVPIAGPSAVIAALCASGLASDRFAFEGFLPAKRKARRDVLQSLSQEARTLIFYESPHRLRDTLEDLAAVFGGDRAIVLARELTKLHEEFWRGSVAEAIAEFERREPQGEFTLVVAGAVVQTQALSEETLRQELATLLAAGVSRSEASRTLAAQTGTPKRRLYQLALEVPLPEDEGATSSEP, encoded by the coding sequence GTGACTGAGCCTTGCCCTAGCACGCTCTACCTCGTGGGTACGCCGCTCGGCAACCTCGAAGACATCAGCTATCGTGCCGTCAAAATTTTGCGCGGGGTGGATGCGATCGCGGCGGAAGATACCCGACGCACGGGGCGTCTGTTGCAGGCATTGGGTATCGATCGCCCCCAGGTGAGCTATCACGAGCACAACCGCCAGCAGCGGGGGCCAGAGCTGATTACTCGCCTGCAAGCCGGTCAGAGCATCGCCTTGGTCAGTGATGCTGGGATGCCCGCGATCGCTGATCCGGGGCAGGAGTTGGTGCAAGCGGCGATCGCCGCCGGATTAACGGTGGTGCCGATCGCTGGCCCCAGTGCGGTGATTGCAGCCCTCTGCGCTTCGGGGCTAGCGAGCGATCGCTTTGCCTTTGAAGGCTTTTTGCCCGCCAAACGCAAGGCGCGGCGAGATGTTTTGCAATCGCTCAGTCAGGAAGCTCGAACGCTGATCTTCTATGAGTCGCCTCATCGCTTGCGGGACACGCTGGAGGATCTCGCAGCTGTTTTTGGGGGCGATCGCGCGATCGTGCTGGCACGAGAGCTGACCAAGCTGCATGAGGAGTTTTGGCGTGGCAGTGTGGCGGAGGCGATCGCCGAATTTGAGCGGCGGGAACCTCAAGGTGAATTTACGCTGGTGGTCGCGGGGGCTGTTGTCCAAACCCAAGCCCTCAGCGAAGAGACACTCCGGCAAGAGCTAGCGACGCTGTTGGCAGCGGGTGTCTCCCGTTCTGAAGCCAGTCGAACCCTCGCAGCTCAAACCGGCACCCCCAAGCGGCGACTCTATCAACTTGCTCTCGAAGTGCCGCTGCCCGAAGATGAAGGCGCTACCTCCTCAGAGCCATGA
- a CDS encoding lipopolysaccharide assembly protein LapA domain-containing protein, with protein MKGLVTFLICLICTLWLGAIAALTAQNPSLVSVRLLVLESVRIPLGLAIAGGVGVGLMAGALLQLFVRRP; from the coding sequence ATGAAAGGACTCGTCACTTTTTTAATCTGCCTGATTTGCACCCTCTGGTTGGGGGCGATCGCGGCTTTGACGGCGCAAAATCCAAGCTTGGTCAGTGTGCGCTTGCTGGTGCTCGAAAGTGTGCGGATTCCACTCGGACTCGCGATCGCTGGAGGTGTGGGAGTAGGGCTAATGGCAGGCGCGCTGCTTCAACTTTTTGTGCGTCGTCCCTAG
- a CDS encoding ABC transporter permease yields MKRGWRLPATLLKTYYDYMVEYRAELILWVLSGSLPLIMMGVWDEAVRSGDFGLSTQAVVQYFLAVFLARQLTVVWVIWEFEKEVVKGQLSFRLLQPLDPGWHHFASHIAERLARLPFIVLLLGLAIWLYPAAWVLPSLWRLLLFLVAIAAAFCLRFLIQYTFAMLSFWIERASALEQFWFLAYLFLSGMVAPLSVFPEQLQAIVIWTPFPYLIYFPVAILLDLPVAIAPGFAILSGWMGLFWLLNRWLWRRGLRHYSAMGA; encoded by the coding sequence ATGAAGCGGGGATGGCGGCTGCCAGCAACACTGCTCAAGACCTACTACGACTACATGGTCGAGTATCGCGCCGAGCTGATCCTCTGGGTGCTCTCCGGCTCGCTGCCACTGATCATGATGGGCGTCTGGGATGAGGCCGTGCGCAGCGGCGACTTTGGCCTCTCCACGCAAGCCGTAGTTCAGTACTTTTTGGCCGTTTTTCTAGCTCGCCAGCTCACCGTCGTCTGGGTGATTTGGGAGTTCGAAAAAGAAGTCGTCAAAGGCCAGCTTTCCTTTCGACTGTTGCAACCGCTCGATCCGGGCTGGCACCACTTTGCCTCGCACATAGCCGAGCGCCTAGCCCGCCTACCGTTTATTGTGCTGCTGCTAGGACTGGCGATCTGGCTCTATCCCGCCGCTTGGGTACTGCCGTCGCTCTGGCGTCTGTTGCTCTTTCTGGTGGCGATCGCGGCGGCGTTTTGCCTACGCTTTTTGATCCAGTACACCTTCGCCATGCTCAGCTTTTGGATTGAGCGAGCCAGTGCCCTTGAGCAGTTTTGGTTTCTGGCCTACCTCTTCCTGTCGGGTATGGTCGCGCCGCTCTCCGTTTTTCCAGAGCAGTTGCAGGCGATCGTAATCTGGACACCCTTTCCTTATCTGATCTATTTTCCTGTGGCGATTCTGCTGGACTTGCCCGTCGCGATCGCCCCCGGTTTTGCCATTCTGTCCGGCTGGATGGGGCTCTTTTGGCTCCTGAATCGTTGGCTCTGGCGGCGGGGTCTGCGCCACTACTCAGCCATGGGTGCTTAG
- a CDS encoding ABC transporter ATP-binding protein, translating into MGSVRHFFKRRFRDIEAVKGVSFRIEPGEVVGFLGPNGAGKTTTLKMLTGLIRPSSGSCRVAGSVPFRREPAFLKQISLVMGQKQQLIWDLPALDSLRINGAVYGISDRDLDHRIGELAEMLSLQQQLRQPVRKLSLGERMKAELLAALLHGPKVLFLDEPTLGLDVNAQTAVREFLATYNERYRATILLTSHYMADITRLCERVIVIHYGSLIYDGGLDGLLDRFAPYRQIQIDLESPRSPDDLSRYGEVESCDGLSVRLLVKRSHLTETVTRLLADLPVSDLRVEDPPVEEVIGRVFSAGVVA; encoded by the coding sequence ATGGGCAGCGTCCGCCATTTCTTCAAGCGGCGTTTCCGCGACATCGAAGCCGTCAAAGGCGTCAGCTTTCGGATCGAACCCGGCGAAGTGGTTGGTTTCTTGGGGCCAAATGGCGCAGGCAAAACCACAACGCTGAAAATGCTGACCGGCTTGATTCGGCCTTCCAGTGGCTCCTGCCGAGTCGCAGGGTCTGTGCCGTTTCGGCGGGAACCGGCCTTCCTCAAACAGATCAGTCTGGTCATGGGCCAAAAGCAGCAACTGATCTGGGACTTGCCCGCTCTAGACTCGCTGCGGATCAATGGCGCAGTCTATGGCATCAGCGATCGCGACCTCGATCACCGTATTGGCGAGCTCGCGGAAATGCTGTCCCTGCAACAGCAACTGCGGCAGCCGGTGCGCAAGCTCTCGCTGGGCGAACGGATGAAGGCCGAACTCCTGGCCGCATTACTGCATGGTCCGAAAGTCTTATTTCTCGATGAGCCAACGCTGGGGCTGGATGTCAATGCTCAGACGGCAGTGCGGGAGTTTTTGGCGACCTACAACGAACGTTATCGCGCCACGATTCTGCTGACCTCCCACTACATGGCCGACATCACGCGCCTCTGCGAACGCGTCATTGTCATTCACTACGGCAGCCTGATCTACGACGGCGGCCTAGACGGCTTGCTCGATCGCTTTGCCCCCTATCGCCAAATTCAAATTGATCTCGAGAGTCCGCGATCGCCTGACGACCTGAGTCGCTATGGCGAAGTCGAAAGCTGTGATGGCCTTTCGGTGCGGTTACTGGTGAAGCGATCGCACCTGACAGAAACCGTGACGCGGCTCTTGGCCGATTTGCCCGTCAGTGACTTGCGCGTTGAAGATCCGCCCGTCGAAGAAGTGATTGGTCGCGTCTTCAGTGCAGGAGTGGTGGCATGA
- a CDS encoding tRNA-binding protein has translation METITFDEFLKVELRVGKIVDATEFVGARKPAYILHVDFGEEIGVKKSSAQITALYKPEELIGRLVVAVVNFPPKQIGPLMSECLITGFHNENGEVALCVPDKSVPLGTKLL, from the coding sequence ATGGAAACCATTACCTTCGATGAGTTTCTGAAGGTTGAGCTGCGTGTCGGAAAGATTGTTGATGCGACTGAGTTCGTTGGGGCGCGGAAGCCAGCCTACATCCTGCATGTCGACTTTGGCGAAGAGATTGGTGTCAAGAAATCCAGTGCACAGATTACTGCGCTCTACAAGCCGGAAGAGCTGATTGGTCGGCTGGTCGTAGCGGTCGTCAATTTTCCACCGAAGCAAATTGGTCCGCTCATGTCTGAGTGCCTTATAACGGGCTTCCACAACGAGAATGGAGAGGTGGCGCTGTGTGTCCCTGACAAGTCCGTTCCACTTGGCACGAAGTTGCTTTGA
- a CDS encoding DUF2806 domain-containing protein, protein MSNWLTPISETAKSTLNIIKSIGPLLISQSNFASEAYARHLLRLASVEAAKELVNQEIDIYSKAKEQLIQRYIDADQVERIRIKRDLEDIESNVRSLNIAATAMNYLSLEQNSAEKVSDSQETSSLDQKEISPHWLDKFNELSRSRNEDWRANLLSCALAVESRRPGTVSPRALWLLGTLEEPIFKAFATILDLSSFIGSGLMIPDSEVTLLQKPVPNCELGDTVSIGRLVYLLSDIGVLAESLTTQRSFPQGSKFSVKYHSFHYCIECLSNPLTVEGVILTPLGSSLASFYSRNFNPLGAEIFQAWINSLDRNHFLVTKL, encoded by the coding sequence ATGAGCAATTGGCTTACTCCCATATCTGAGACAGCAAAGAGTACATTAAACATAATTAAATCTATTGGTCCATTGCTTATCTCACAATCTAACTTTGCATCTGAAGCCTATGCACGACACCTATTACGCTTAGCAAGCGTAGAAGCAGCTAAAGAATTAGTGAATCAAGAAATTGATATTTATTCCAAGGCTAAAGAGCAATTAATACAGCGATATATTGATGCAGATCAAGTAGAGCGCATCCGAATAAAACGTGATCTTGAAGATATAGAATCTAATGTTAGGAGCTTGAATATTGCAGCTACAGCTATGAATTATTTATCTTTAGAACAGAATTCAGCTGAAAAGGTTTCTGATAGTCAAGAAACCTCTAGCTTAGATCAGAAAGAAATCTCACCCCATTGGCTGGATAAATTTAATGAGTTATCACGATCAAGGAATGAAGATTGGAGAGCCAATCTTTTGTCATGCGCTCTAGCAGTAGAATCAAGAAGACCTGGCACTGTAAGCCCACGCGCACTTTGGTTGCTAGGCACTTTAGAAGAGCCCATATTTAAAGCATTCGCTACTATTCTTGATTTGAGTTCCTTTATAGGATCTGGCTTGATGATTCCAGACTCAGAAGTAACTCTTCTGCAAAAACCAGTCCCCAATTGTGAACTTGGGGACACAGTTTCAATTGGACGATTGGTATATCTTCTGAGTGATATTGGGGTTTTAGCAGAATCATTAACAACGCAACGTTCTTTTCCACAGGGCTCTAAATTCTCTGTTAAATACCATTCTTTTCATTATTGTATAGAGTGCCTTAGTAATCCCTTAACTGTAGAAGGTGTAATCCTTACACCTCTGGGCTCGTCTCTTGCTTCGTTTTATAGTCGAAACTTTAATCCACTTGGAGCAGAAATATTCCAAGCTTGGATTAATAGTCTTGATAGGAACCATTTCTTAGTAACCAAGTTATAG
- a CDS encoding class I SAM-dependent methyltransferase, translated as MTATAQHYEQLLALIYEWMAGGAEAALAAGAADLAGLLPSPGLCLDLGAGFGMHAIPLAKAGFEVIAIDSSTYLLARLQELAGSLPIQSVCGDLLDFPKHLPTGTKATLIVCMGDTLTHLSSPEEVDRLASLAHEHLAPGGRFLATFRDYSQPLQGDRRFISVRSDQSRILTCFLEEQGDRICVHDILHERQGDQWKMQVSHYLKLRLAPEVVRQMFADKGFIAKIEAAPRGMLRLIADHLKL; from the coding sequence ATGACCGCCACAGCCCAACACTACGAGCAATTGCTTGCACTTATTTATGAATGGATGGCCGGTGGCGCGGAGGCCGCACTGGCAGCGGGAGCCGCAGACTTAGCCGGACTCTTACCCTCACCGGGGCTGTGTTTGGATTTGGGTGCAGGCTTTGGGATGCACGCGATTCCTTTGGCAAAGGCAGGCTTTGAGGTAATCGCGATCGATTCTTCTACTTACCTATTGGCGCGGTTGCAGGAGTTGGCGGGTTCTCTGCCCATCCAGTCTGTTTGTGGCGATTTGCTGGATTTTCCTAAGCATCTACCAACGGGCACTAAGGCAACGCTGATTGTTTGCATGGGCGATACTCTGACTCATCTCAGCAGTCCTGAGGAAGTCGATCGCCTCGCGAGTCTAGCTCACGAGCATCTTGCGCCGGGCGGGCGTTTTCTAGCGACGTTCCGCGACTATTCGCAACCGCTACAGGGCGATCGCCGCTTTATTTCTGTGCGATCGGATCAGTCTCGAATTCTCACCTGCTTTCTGGAAGAACAAGGCGATCGCATCTGTGTGCATGACATCCTCCATGAACGGCAGGGGGACCAATGGAAAATGCAAGTCAGTCACTACCTGAAGCTGCGACTGGCACCTGAAGTAGTCCGCCAGATGTTTGCAGACAAAGGCTTTATAGCAAAGATAGAGGCAGCACCGAGAGGCATGCTGCGCTTGATTGCCGATCACCTAAAACTGTAG
- a CDS encoding GrpB family protein, giving the protein MKITLEPYTPAWKEQFQQQRSRINQAIAPLNPVIEHIGSTAIGNLVAKPIIDILVGLRDSHSLDATIAPMLAAGYAYVEAFNQAMPYRRFYVQLKALSDAELPTILKPDQPLAFGQDYLSTVNIHVITYGTYHWVRHVAFRDYLIAHPEMREAYQALKQRISAIDFEDLLDYNSHKEAFILEVQAKAIAWFLEQPENEIFRAAIAQHSSTSASIS; this is encoded by the coding sequence GTGAAAATTACGCTGGAGCCCTACACACCGGCTTGGAAAGAGCAATTTCAACAGCAGCGATCGCGGATTAATCAAGCGATCGCCCCTCTCAATCCGGTGATTGAGCATATTGGCAGCACAGCGATTGGGAATCTTGTTGCCAAACCCATCATTGATATCTTGGTTGGCCTACGTGACTCGCATTCGCTAGATGCCACGATCGCACCAATGCTGGCAGCAGGCTATGCCTACGTCGAAGCCTTTAATCAGGCGATGCCCTACCGTCGCTTTTATGTGCAATTGAAAGCACTTTCAGATGCAGAATTACCGACAATCCTGAAACCTGATCAACCCTTAGCTTTTGGTCAGGATTACCTTTCCACAGTCAATATCCATGTCATCACCTATGGCACCTATCATTGGGTTCGGCATGTAGCCTTTCGGGATTACTTGATCGCTCATCCAGAGATGCGTGAGGCTTACCAAGCGCTCAAGCAGAGAATTTCTGCAATCGATTTTGAGGATCTACTGGACTACAACAGTCACAAAGAGGCTTTTATCCTGGAGGTTCAAGCCAAGGCGATCGCGTGGTTTTTAGAGCAGCCCGAGAATGAGATCTTTCGAGCGGCGATCGCCCAACACTCATCCACATCTGCATCAATAAGCTGA